The genomic DNA ACCACGACTTTGAGCGGGCAAGCACAGAGCCCAGATACACAAAGGAAAAGAAAATTACAAAAGCCCAGTTGAAAATGGCGTCGAAATTGACGTTCGTGCCCACTTCCGCGGTGGCCGCCTGTTCCTCGCCCGTTATAACACGTTGCATCCTGTCGGTCGCCGCGCTGATGCCACCATAGTAGTCGCCGTTTTTAAACGCCGGCGTCAGGATTTTGCTCATTATGTAAAAACTTTCGGCATCGGTTAATACAGGCTCAAGGCCGTATCCGACTTCAATGCGCATCTTATGGTCTTCAAAAGCGATAAGAAGCAAGACACCGTTGTCCGCCCCCTTCTTGCCTATGTTCCATTCATCAAACAATTCTACGGCGTAATTTTCAACAGTGTCGCCGTCAAGATTGGGAATCGTTACTACCGCGATTTCATTGCCTGTGTTTTGCTCGAATGCCGTCAATTGCGCGGAAAGCGTTTGTTCGTCCTCTTGGCTTAGAACGTGCGCAAAGTCGTTCACAAACCCGAGCGGCGTTCCCGGACTTGTATACGCGAACACAAAAATCGGAACGAGAACGAAACCCGCTATCAAGGCGGCTTTTTTGATGTGGGGAAAAATGTTCATGCTAGAACTGAACCTGCGGAGCAGTGTCGGAACCGGATACGGATTCAAAGTATGCGTGTTCAATAAAGCCCGTAATTTTCGCGATAAGGCTAGAGGGCAGGGTTTTTACTTTCAGATTGTACACCTGCACCGCGTCGTTGAATCGTTTGCGCTCGGTGCTGATGCGATTTTCCGTTCCTTCAAGCTGCGCCATGAGCGTCTGCACGTTCTCGGCCGATTTCAATTGCGGATAATTTTCAACGACAACCAGAAGGCGTCCGAGAGCCGATTCAACTTCCCCCGCAGCTGCCGCTTTTTCATCCGTAGTCTGCGCGCCGGAGTAACGGGTACGTGCCTCGGCAATGGCCGTGAAGATTGTTTGCTCCTGTTGCATTATGCCCTTGACGGATTCCACCAAGTTCGGAATCAAATCAAATCTTCGCTGGTACTGCGTTTCTACCTGCGCCCACTGGTTATTAACCACTTCGTTTGAAGTAACAAGACCATTGTACGTCATAAAACCATACGCTCCCAAAACAACTGCCAAAACTAAAATTATTAAAAGTGTGTTTTTCATGATGAGATTTTATAACGATTAGGTGGAAAATTCAAATGGGAATCGGCTATCTGTATCTGTATGGTCACGGATAATTCAATTGCCGTCGTAATTGAATTTCCTCGACCCCACGGGGAATCGGTCACGCCTAATTTTCTGCTAAAAATCTTGCCTCACAGGTTTTCGCCTACTGGCAAAACCCGCGAGCCCACCTCCTTCACCTTCGTTCAGTCCGGTCTTGCACCGCTTCCAGTTGTCGCGGTTCACCCCACCTCGCGCCGTCGCGCTCCGTCTTTCGATTATCTCTCCCAGAGATTCATGTGCCGACATAAAAGCCCGCATAAAGCGGACATTATGTTGGCATGAGCCCAGAGAGCTTAGGATGGAACACCTTGGAAACCATGGTACTTCGATGGAAGCAGGTGTTTCAGACAATTGATCCTAGCTACTTGGTACCTCAATTAAACCATGTTTTATAGCCATTTTGCAAAAAGTATCCTCACCGTAATACTTACCTCAATGGTAGTAGAACAAGACACATATCAGGGCATATCGAGGCCGAACTCATTGACGTAATCTCGAATGTTTCGGTTCTTGTCAGCAAGCTCTTTTTCGAAAGTAGAGATTTTATCGAGCAGACGCTTCTCGTTTACTGATGTTGCCATGGTCTTCGCTTCCCCTAGGAGTTTACGTGCTCGTCGAAACCGATTAAACGTTCTTAGCTTTACGGCGAGGTTGTAGAGGGTGTGTGCTTGTTCGGATTTCATGCCGGCTAACTCAAATTCTATGATAGCCCTCTCGAAATACTGAATACATTTATCTCTGGATTCATCTATTTTGAGACGAACATCTCTCCCATAGAGATATCTATCGAGGTTCCATCGCCTTACAAGATAGAGGTTAGCTATTTTGCTTTTGTACTTGCCGCCATCTTGAAAGTCGAGTTTGTCTGCTAGGTACTTTGAGCTATAAGCGTCCCCGATAGTCGAAAGCTGGTGGCCTCTAAAATTATGATCCGGTGATTTCTCCGCGCCTTCAATGACAGCCGCCAACGTTGAATTTATCTCTTGCTCGAGTTCTTTCCGACGCTTACCAATCTCCTCATACTCTGTTTTGTCTCTTTCAAGCGAAAAATCAATCCAACCAAAAACACGGGCAGACAATACGAGATTTTTTTGTCTGTAAATTAACATTGATAAATCCGACATCAAAAAGAAACACTTCTTGCCTAAAAAGTAGTTTCGCATAGTCGCATTGTTGCTTCTTGTTGCAAGGTCGATTCCTTCATTTGCCACAGCTAGGAGTTTGTCATTCTCCGTAACATGATCGAGAACTCCTATAAATGCCGCGAGAACGTTAAGGCGGATTGTGGGATTTTTCGTTGAGATTTGTTCTAGTAACCGTCGCGCTTCGGGATATTCTCCACGGTCATAGTGTGATCGCGCCTTGTTTAGCTTTTCTTGTTCAGACATGGTATTTACGGTACTTACGACGAAAATCGGCGATCCACATCGGGGTCTTGTTCTTTAGGAAACGCCAAATAAATACTGGGTCCAAGGGTAGACGCCGGAACCAGCGCCGTTTCAGTTTATGAGAGTTTGCAATGAAATACTGGTGAGAGTATCCGAACACCATTCGGTTGTCGTTATGTACCATGTCCTCGGTTGCTACCAAGTAGCCACGCAGATTATTGATCCAACTAAAACATACGGAGATTTCTGGGGAGAGTGGCATACGCACCTCGACATGCTTTTGACCAAACGCCGGAGCAAACCATCGCTGGAATTGTAGCTGACTGTTAAAGAGATATGCGGGAGAATCAGAAGCAATAAACGATACCCGTTTATTTTTTGAACAAAGAAAAGCAATGTTCATTTTGGTAAGGATCTTGGCAATTTCAGGCACCATTTCAATGACACTAATTTTGTGAGCGTCCTTTTTCGCTTCCTCCCAAGCAATCGATGATTTTGGTTTCGCTCCGTGTACCATTTCGAGTTGCTTTGCCCAACCGATCATCTGGTCCATTTGGTTCTCAATATGCTCCTTTTGCTTTAGAGTTCGTTGCAACATAGCGGCAACAAATGCACAGAAGATAGCATGTTCATAAGGAGTAAGTGGGAGCTTGTTCTTGATCTTCTTTTCAAAAATCACCGAGTATTCGCTTTCAATCTGCGCCAGAGTTTTTTCAATAGAATAATCACCACCTTCAAGGGTGTAAAAATCTGTTTCGGCCAGAATGTTCTTCGGTGCTTTCTTTTTTCCCAGCTTAGTGTCACGCTCGAATATCCAAACATACGGCTCGTATCCGGCGGGAGTATTCGGGTCAACAAATTGCTTTAGATAGCATTGAGGAATGATATGTTGGTTTTTGGGATCAGACATGGTTTTTACTGCATGATCTTCGTTATTTTCCAATCGCTAAAATCTATGTCTATTTCCACTTTATGGGTTACGGATTGATTACCGAAGGAATCTCTAAATTCAGTGATCGAATAGGAATAACCATTCGGACCCGAATCTAATAGACCAACACAGAACACCGCTTCGAAATTATGCCGTCCGAAGATATTCTCGCGGATTTTGCTCCTGAAGAACTGACCAGCACCATCGAAGAAAACGACAAGGAGCTTTTC from bacterium includes the following:
- a CDS encoding LemA family protein, which codes for MKNTLLIILVLAVVLGAYGFMTYNGLVTSNEVVNNQWAQVETQYQRRFDLIPNLVESVKGIMQQEQTIFTAIAEARTRYSGAQTTDEKAAAAGEVESALGRLLVVVENYPQLKSAENVQTLMAQLEGTENRISTERKRFNDAVQVYNLKVKTLPSSLIAKITGFIEHAYFESVSGSDTAPQVQF
- a CDS encoding TPM domain-containing protein, which codes for MNIFPHIKKAALIAGFVLVPIFVFAYTSPGTPLGFVNDFAHVLSQEDEQTLSAQLTAFEQNTGNEIAVVTIPNLDGDTVENYAVELFDEWNIGKKGADNGVLLLIAFEDHKMRIEVGYGLEPVLTDAESFYIMSKILTPAFKNGDYYGGISAATDRMQRVITGEEQAATAEVGTNVNFDAIFNWAFVIFFSFVYLGSVLARSKSWWGGGVVGGIIGIIVGIFFGFFYTGILAFLSLVFFGLFFDFIVSSTYKRNLSSGRSYPWWIGGGGGSSGSGGSFGGFGGGSSGGGGSSGSW
- a CDS encoding DUF4238 domain-containing protein — translated: MSDPKNQHIIPQCYLKQFVDPNTPAGYEPYVWIFERDTKLGKKKAPKNILAETDFYTLEGGDYSIEKTLAQIESEYSVIFEKKIKNKLPLTPYEHAIFCAFVAAMLQRTLKQKEHIENQMDQMIGWAKQLEMVHGAKPKSSIAWEEAKKDAHKISVIEMVPEIAKILTKMNIAFLCSKNKRVSFIASDSPAYLFNSQLQFQRWFAPAFGQKHVEVRMPLSPEISVCFSWINNLRGYLVATEDMVHNDNRMVFGYSHQYFIANSHKLKRRWFRRLPLDPVFIWRFLKNKTPMWIADFRRKYRKYHV